A genomic region of Lytechinus pictus isolate F3 Inbred chromosome 2, Lp3.0, whole genome shotgun sequence contains the following coding sequences:
- the LOC129254965 gene encoding uncharacterized protein LOC129254965, whose translation MPDEESEQSGPERESPASQDLPQAVTHQSTSSQCDLQIMSDTDTSNASITAESVSSTDYKLRRRPKSTPNHFRTQTAPPRLQRQRKPSKPSKSRHQQGNSGEDISEVSSESSSLDQAYSYRITSQISKDAPGFYEYHRPYSVYRKPLRRPLSLPSAFDDSEKLHHPGLDPGQREYLWHTASVYSVGNLKQLQQRRYKQSLDHQVEIGFHSREECDRYYRYLMRSRKKQYETDTSVWRSPPKLPVRPKYFQRRPRAQEEVEEARKVNTGYYRGQSSKEKGSKENLSDSMEKLSLFYSTDLKRTLPRKRKDSVE comes from the exons ATGCCAGATGAAGAGAGTGAACAATCTGGACCAGAGAGGGAAAG CCCAGCATCGCAAGACCTGCCCCAAGCTGTCACCCATCAGAGTACCAGCAGTCAATGTGACCTTCAGATAATGAGTGATACAGACACCAGTAATGCTTCTATCACAGCAGAGTCTGTATCATCTACTGACTACAAGCTAAGGAGAAGACCCAAATCAACA CCAAATCATTTCCGAACTCAGACGGCGCCACCACGTCTTCAAAGACAGAGGAAACCTTCCAAACCTTCTAAATCAAGACATCAACAAG GGAATTCAGGAGAGGACATATCAGAAGTCTCATCTGAATCCTCATCTTTAGATCAAGCCTACTCTTACCGCATCACCAGCCAAATCTCTAAGGATGCTCCAGGCTTCTACGAATACCATCGCCCTTACTCGGTCTATCGGAAACCTCTACGGCGCCCTCTTAGTCTTCCCTCAGCGTTTGATGACAGTGAGAAACTTCACCACCCTGGCCTTGATCCCGGACAGAGAGAGTATCTTTGGCACACTGCAAGCGTGTACAGCGTAGGCAATCTCAAACAGCTTCAACAGAGGAGATATAAGCAGTCTCTAGATCACCAGGTAGAGATAG GTTTTCATAGTAGGGAAGAGTGCGATCGGTACTATAGATACTTGATGAGGTCCAGAAAGAAACAGTATGAAACTGATACCAGTGTTTGGCGATCCCCACCAAAGTTACCTGTCAGGCCCAAGTATTTTCAGAGGAGACCTCGTGCTCAGGAAGAGGTTGAGGAGGCAAGGAAGGTCAACACCGGTTACTACAGAGGTCAAAGTTCAAAAG AGAAAGGCTCCAAGGAAAACTTGAGTGATTCAATGGAGAAGCTAAGTTTGTTCTACAGCACGGACCTCAAGAGAACTCTCCCAAGAAAACGCAAGGACAGTGTGGAATAG
- the LOC129254963 gene encoding vacuolar protein sorting-associated protein 29: protein MLVLVLGDLHVPHRQSGLPAKFKKLLVPGKIQHILCTGNLCTKESYDYLKTLASDVHIVKGDFDETVSYPEQKVVTVGQFRVGISHGHQVVPWGDVESLSMLQRQLDVDILISGHTHKFEAYEHEGKFYINPGSATGAYSALDSNTVPSFVLMDIQSSTVVTYVYQLVGDDVKVERIEYKKN, encoded by the exons ATG tTGGTGCTAGTCCTAGGAGATCTCCATGTTCCCCATCGTCAGAGTGGCCTGCCAGCCAAGTTTAAGAAGCTTCTTGTCCCAGGAAAGATCCAGCACATCCTATGCACAGGAAACCTTTGTACCAAGGAGTCTTATGATTACCTCAAAACCTTGGCCAGTGATGTCCATATTGTCAAAGGAGACTTTGATGAG ACGGTATCATATCCTGAGCAGAAGGTGGTAACTGTTGGTCAATTCCGAGTTGGTATCAGTCATGGTCATCAGGTTGTACCTTGGGGTGATGTGGAGAGCCTCTCAATGCTACAGCGTCAACTTGATGTAGACATCCTTATTTCAGGGCACACACATAAATTTGAGGCGTATGAGCATGAAGGGAAATTCTACATCAATCCTGGCTCGGCTACAGGGGCCTACAGTGCTCTAGACTC GAACACTGTCCCTTCATTTGTGCTGATGGACATCCAATCATCAACGGTTGTCACATACGTCTACCAGCTAGTAGGGGATGATGTCAAAGTGGAGAGGATAGAGTACAAAAAGAACTGA